CGCAGATGTCAGCGACGACTGTTTCTTCGAAGTCTTGCGAGCCAACGTATCCTGGTCCGGCCTGGCAGAATTAAAAGAACCCAAGCTGCGCCAAGCCGATTACAGCCCTCAATTCTCGATCAAAAACCTCTTCAAAGACATGCGTCTGGCTCAAAAAACAGCCAAACGTAAGCTACCGCAACTGGAGCGCACCTTGCAAACTCTCGCCGCGGCCGAAGCTTCCGGCTTAGGCGAGGAAGACTTTATTTCTATGATCCGATTGCTTGAAGATTAATCGCTAAGCCCCCAGGCGTGATCCCCTAGCGCCATTCGTGCTTCGGGTAGCGCCCCGCTAACTCCTTACGCACATGCGCATAAGCGCCGGTCCAAAAACCATCGAGATCATCCGTTAAATGTGCAGGCCGCTGGTTGGGTGCCAAAAGTTCGACTAATAACGGCACCTGCCCATTTGCCACGCGTAGCTGACTACCGGGCACGTCATAAAAATCCTGCAGCTTGGACGCAATAAACGCACGCCCATCCGCTTCGTAGCGTATACGCGCAGGCCGTTTCCGACGGGGCAAATCCATCTCAGCGGGCGCATAGGTGTCGATATAATACATCTGCTCCGGGCGAATCCACTCCTGAACAGTCTGGAGCACTGGACGATCTTTTATCTCTTTGTAGCTCAGCGCACCGTGACAGATCTGCTCAATCAAGAGTTGACGCGCTTCCTCATCGATCGGTGCGACCTCCGTCTCCGGACAGTGCCGCGCCACAAAATTCACCCGCTGTATCCAGTTCTCCACCACAGCGTCCCAATTCTTTAAATTCAATTTCCCGGCGACAACCTGCGCCGCCAATAGAGCCGCCGCTTGATCATAGTCCGGCTCACCTTGATCTTTCGACTGAAGCACTAAATCTCGAAAACGACGCTCGCGACGACAGACCACCCGACGCGCCGACTCATCATAACTGGTACTGCTGCCTTCGCCAAAATCTTCCGGAAAAAACTCCTCGAGCCAAGCCGACTCCACAGCCGTGGCCAAGCCTAAGAGAACAGTGACATCGCCACGCAATTCGCGCTCCTCAATTTCGGCCGCCACGAAGAGCTCACTCTCCACCACACTTTCACGGCGCAATTCGCCCGCGCGGCCATGCACCATGCGGCAACGCCGCGTGCCGCGGTCATTTCGTAAAGCTAAATGATCTGAAAAAGCCACCAGCAAGCACTTACAAATTCTCTCTTCAAAATCAGGTAACGCACCCGAGCGCGTATCCAAACCCGCCTTCTCAGCCAGTTTCAAAATTTGCTGCGCCACGGCTCCAGCCTGCCGCGCAGCGCCCCCGTGTATGCCCAATGCACCACATGCATGGACGCTAAACTTAGCAGCTTGCGCCAGTTCCCAAGCTCTCAAATGCACAAAGTAGTCTGACCGCGCATCCGCATGATCCTCGATCTGTCGCAATTGCTCACGCCGCACACGGTCTTCCCGTGATACCCGATAGAAGGGCCGTCCTTGGCTCAGGGCCGCAATTAAAGCCACCTCAGGCAATACCCCCAAACGATCCGCCTCAATCAGCAAACGCGCATAACGAGGATGCAAGGGAAAGCCCGACATCTTCCCTCCCAAGCGGGTAATTGAATTCTCAGAATCCAAGGCCCCTAAATCCTTGAGTAAAATATACGCGCGCTGCAAAGCCTTTGCCTCGGGCGCTTCAAACCACGGAAAACCATCTAAATTCTGAATACCCGCCGCAGCCAACATCAACACCGTTTCGGACAAATCGACCCGCTTCACTTCAGCCTCATCGCGCTCCGCGCGCGCCAAATGCTCCGCCTCGCTCCAAAGCCGCAAACAAACGCCCGGCCCCGTGCGACCCGCACGCCCGGCGCGTTGCTCCGCCGAGGCCCGACTGATCGGCTCGACTAAGATCGAATTGATCCCGCGCCGCGCATCGTAACGCGCGATCCGAGCCAAGCCGCCATCGATCACCACTCGCACACCTTCAATTGTGATCGAAGTTTCCGCCACATTAGTCGAAACAATGATCTTAGGGCGGCCACCACTCGCGACCGCACGATCCTGCGCAGCAGGCGGCAACTCACCATGCAAAGGCAACACTTCGTAGGCACGCGACTCTGGCAAGGCTTCAATCGCCTCGATCGTTTTGCGAATTTCAAAAGAGCCAGGCATAAAGACCAGCACATCGCCGCTCACTTGCCCTGCGATCGATTTTTTAAAGGCCACCGCGGCCCGCTCCCAAACTGGAGGCGCCTGCCGTCCCAGCGCCGCGCCCGTATAGCTCACTTCCACCGGATACATGCGCCCCGTCGCCTCGACGCGCGTGCAGGGTGTCAAAAAGTGCTCTAAAGCATCGATGTCCAAGGTTGCCGACATCACCACCAGCTTCAAATCCGGACGCTGCTCCGCCACCGATCGCAAAGCACAGGCCAGACTTAAATCACTGGTTAAATGACGCTCGTGAAACTCATCAAACACCACGGCTCCCACGCCCTTCAGCGTCGGGTCTTCTAAAATCTGTCGCAATAAAATCGCCTCCGTCACGAAGCGTATGCGTGTGCGCGCGCTCACGACGTTTTCAAACCGAATTTGATAGCCCACCTCTTCACCCAGCTTCACAGCTCGCTCGGAAGCGACACGTTTGGCCAACAAGCGTGCCGCCAAACGGCGTGGTTGCAGCACCACGATCTCCCCCTCGATCCCAGAGCGGTCCAACAGAATCTGCGGCACTTGTGTCGATTTACCTGAGCCCGTCGGCGCGGCCAACACGACGCGCCCCGTCCCCGCGATCCCCGCAAGCAGGTCATCGGCGACATCATAGATAGGAAGATTTGAAGGAGATGATTTCATAAATTTGAACAGCCGAACCAAAACCGCTTTCACAGTTGAGCCTGCAGCTAAAACACTGTCAACTCTAGCTCATGAACAGTGAATCACTACAGCGCAGTCTCCGTCAGGAGATACTTTTTGCACGTCGCCGGATCTATGAGGTCGGCGAAGCAACGCCGCTGCATTCGATTATTTTGGAAGATCCGGAGTTAAAAATCTTCGTCAAACGCGAAGACCTCTCCCCCATTCATGCCTACAAATGGCGCGGAGCCTACAATCGCATGGCACAACTGAGCCCCGATGAACTCGCGGGCGGCGTGGTGACCGCATCTGCTGGCAACCACGCCCAAGGCGTGGCTCTAGCCGCACGCAAGCTAGGCAGCCACGCCATCATCTACATGCCACTCTCCACCCCACGCATGAAGCAAGTCGCGGTGCAACGCCACGGCGGCGACTGCGTGACCATCCGCCTACATGGAGACAGCTACGATAGCGCCAGTGCCGCCGCTCACGAATGCGCCGCCAAGGATGGACTCACTTACATCCACGCCTACGACGATTTAGCTGTCATGGCCGGGCAAGGCACGCTGGCCGACGAAATCGTAATGTCCGGCAAGGGCCCCTTCGATGTCGCCTACCTACAAGTGGGCGGCGGAGGCATGGCTGCCGCCACCGCGACTTGGTTGAAAATGAATTTCCCCGAGATTCGTATCATCGGGGTCGAAGGCGTGCACCAAGCCTCGATGGCGGCCGCCGTGCAAGCCGGTAAGCCTATCGCACTGGATCAAGTCGATGTCTTTTGCGATGGCACCGCCGTGCGTAAAGTCGGCACCCTCACGCACCAAATTTGCTCCGATCTCGTCGACGAGTGGATGACGGTGAGCAACGACGAAGTCTCTGCCGCGATCCAATTTCTCTGGGAACAATTGCGCTGCATTCCCGAACCATCGGGCGCAATGGGAGTCGCCGCCATTCTCAAACACCGCCACCAACTGGCTGGAAAACGCGTGCTCAGCGTGCTCTGCGGAGCAAATATGGACTTCGAACAACTGGCCACCATCGCTCGCCGCGCAGCAGTCGGCGCCGCGCGACGGCGCTACCTGAAAATACAGATCCCCGAAAAGGCAGGAGCCATGTATGGCTTACTTAAATCGCTGCCAGAGACCGTAAATATCGTCGACTTTCAATACGGCAAAACAGACGCTGAAATGGCGGGCCCGGTCATCGGCTTCGATCTATCTCCGATGCAATTTACCGTGCTCACCCAAGCACTCAGCGACGGTGGCTATCTCTACAATGAAGTCACCTCCGAGACCGACGTCGATGTCGCCTTCCGCCTCATTCACTACGAGTCAAAACTACTGCGGCACCCGATCTTTATTACACTCGAGTTCCACGAACGCTCAGGAGCACTCGCCGATTTCCTACGAGCCGTAAGCCCCCACTCGAACCTCGCCTACTTCAACTACGTCTATTCCGGCGAACGAGTCGGCCGCGCACTACTTGGATTTGAATTTGAAACACCTGCAGGCTACGACAACTTCGAGCAAGTACTCCAATCCGCCAAGCACGCCTACCGCGCTTATCAACGCGTATCCGAGAGTTCACTCAAACGAATCCTCGGATAGTGGATACCTAGCTCATGTACGACTCTGGTCTCATCTTTACGGCAATCATGCCGATCTTTTTCATTATTACAGCGGGCTACCTCGCCCGGCGACTCGGTTGGCTCAATGAAGCTGCCGATCGCAGTTTAATGACTGTGGTGGTCAACTTACTCTACCCAGCCTTTATCTTCTCCTTGGTGCTGGGCAACGATGCTCTACGCGATCCCGCTAATATCGTACTGCCCCCACTCATCGGCCTCACCTCCATTGTCGCCGCCTTTGGTAGTATCATGCTGCTGGCTCGCAAACTCAAAATCGGCGACCAACGCGAATGCCGCACCTTCGCATTCAGCACAGGCATCTACAACTACGGCTACTTTCCAATACCAATCGTAGCCCTACTGTTTAACCGTGAAACCACGGGCGTGCTACTCGTCTATAACGTAGGAATCGAAATCGCGATGTGGTCCCTGGGCGTCGGT
The nucleotide sequence above comes from Coraliomargarita algicola. Encoded proteins:
- the hrpB gene encoding ATP-dependent helicase HrpB, with translation MKSSPSNLPIYDVADDLLAGIAGTGRVVLAAPTGSGKSTQVPQILLDRSGIEGEIVVLQPRRLAARLLAKRVASERAVKLGEEVGYQIRFENVVSARTRIRFVTEAILLRQILEDPTLKGVGAVVFDEFHERHLTSDLSLACALRSVAEQRPDLKLVVMSATLDIDALEHFLTPCTRVEATGRMYPVEVSYTGAALGRQAPPVWERAAVAFKKSIAGQVSGDVLVFMPGSFEIRKTIEAIEALPESRAYEVLPLHGELPPAAQDRAVASGGRPKIIVSTNVAETSITIEGVRVVIDGGLARIARYDARRGINSILVEPISRASAEQRAGRAGRTGPGVCLRLWSEAEHLARAERDEAEVKRVDLSETVLMLAAAGIQNLDGFPWFEAPEAKALQRAYILLKDLGALDSENSITRLGGKMSGFPLHPRYARLLIEADRLGVLPEVALIAALSQGRPFYRVSREDRVRREQLRQIEDHADARSDYFVHLRAWELAQAAKFSVHACGALGIHGGAARQAGAVAQQILKLAEKAGLDTRSGALPDFEERICKCLLVAFSDHLALRNDRGTRRCRMVHGRAGELRRESVVESELFVAAEIEERELRGDVTVLLGLATAVESAWLEEFFPEDFGEGSSTSYDESARRVVCRRERRFRDLVLQSKDQGEPDYDQAAALLAAQVVAGKLNLKNWDAVVENWIQRVNFVARHCPETEVAPIDEEARQLLIEQICHGALSYKEIKDRPVLQTVQEWIRPEQMYYIDTYAPAEMDLPRRKRPARIRYEADGRAFIASKLQDFYDVPGSQLRVANGQVPLLVELLAPNQRPAHLTDDLDGFWTGAYAHVRKELAGRYPKHEWR
- the ilvA gene encoding threonine ammonia-lyase, biosynthetic, with the protein product MNSESLQRSLRQEILFARRRIYEVGEATPLHSIILEDPELKIFVKREDLSPIHAYKWRGAYNRMAQLSPDELAGGVVTASAGNHAQGVALAARKLGSHAIIYMPLSTPRMKQVAVQRHGGDCVTIRLHGDSYDSASAAAHECAAKDGLTYIHAYDDLAVMAGQGTLADEIVMSGKGPFDVAYLQVGGGGMAAATATWLKMNFPEIRIIGVEGVHQASMAAAVQAGKPIALDQVDVFCDGTAVRKVGTLTHQICSDLVDEWMTVSNDEVSAAIQFLWEQLRCIPEPSGAMGVAAILKHRHQLAGKRVLSVLCGANMDFEQLATIARRAAVGAARRRYLKIQIPEKAGAMYGLLKSLPETVNIVDFQYGKTDAEMAGPVIGFDLSPMQFTVLTQALSDGGYLYNEVTSETDVDVAFRLIHYESKLLRHPIFITLEFHERSGALADFLRAVSPHSNLAYFNYVYSGERVGRALLGFEFETPAGYDNFEQVLQSAKHAYRAYQRVSESSLKRILG